Within the Phaseolus vulgaris cultivar G19833 chromosome 9, P. vulgaris v2.0, whole genome shotgun sequence genome, the region GTTTGTGTATGCGTCGCACACACAAACATAGACACACACACTAAAAAACACACGCACATAAATACACACAAACATATGCGAACACACATACACACACAAAATAAACACACACGTGCACACATACATTACACACAGACAAAAACCCTCACATGCACACACAAACACATGTGTCAATGtatgtttgtttgtgtgtgtaaGTATGTGCATGTGTGTATCTATCTATGTGTGCTTGTATTTGTATGTGTCCAAGTGTCTAcgtttgtgtgtgtgtgttttatgtgtttttgtgtgtttgtatTTATGTGAGTTTTTGTGTGCAAttttttctaaattggtattaaattagaaatattggtagctaattagattcaattagaaactatttattaataatataaattactttaatttccaatactttttagtctttaaaataatatctaattaatcaatttaatgattaattaatttttattttataaaattaatttttatttaataattttttttagttcattatcaacttaaaaaaaatagtgatgAATGTCGATATCATAAATGGGACACTAATCTTTGATAGAAAATACAACTCAAAAGTGATATACAAATAATGAAGACAAGGGAGAGAAGTGAAATCAAAATAAAGCAATTGATACCTTATTTCTTGAAGAACATCTTCTCCCCTCAATCCAAATTGTGGTTTTTGCAAAAGTGTCATTTGGAATACAATTTTAAcctttaagaaaaataaaaaaaattaatagatgttttcattttttgataaaattatttttaatttgtttcaaAATAAATCACATTAATGCTTACATCtgtaataaatgaaaaatgaatttatcggtaaagtgattttttttaataaaattagtaaataaagggcatatttattgttattcttAATTAACTTGAAAAAATGTATTCTGCATTATctagtaaaatataattagaaacCATGTTagtttttaaatgaaattgGTAAAATTAAATTAGGTGTCTcttaaaattagtaaaaaatagttattttttatttgaataataaatagGGCCAGTAACATACAGAAAGTCTTCAACTGTATCTCCAATTCATTTGAGTTTTCAGCATATGTTTGAAATTTGTTGGGATTCCAACGCATAGTGGCTATGCATGTGAAAGGGACAAAACATAAATCTACCTAAACTAAATCacagaataatataaatataaataggtATAATAAACCTAATTCTAAAAATTGATATAAGCAAATTCAAAAGAAACATACAAAATCTCTTACCAGACAAGAATTCCTTCTTAACAAGTCTCTTCATCTCATTTTGCTTCAACCATGATCAAAGGTAAAGACGTGTATGATGTAGTGGCAGTTATTGTGCCCCTCTACGTGGCTCTGTTCTTAGCATATGGCTCTGTCCGTTGGTGGAAGATCTTCACACCAGAACAGTGTTCTGGTATAAACCGTTTTGTGTCGGTTTTTGCAGTGCCCTTTCTCTCCTTCCATTTCATATCCAACAACAACCCTTACACCATGAACTTCAGGTTCTTAGCCGCGGACTCtcttcaaaaggttgtgattttGGTTGCACTTGTTCTGTGGAACAGTTTGACAAAGTGGGGTAGCATTAACTGGACCATCACTCTGTTCTCACTCTCCACTCTCCCCAACACACTCATCATGGGGGTTCCTCTTCTCAAAGCCATGTATGGAGACTTCACAGCCACCCTCATGATCCAAATTGTGGTTTTCCAAAGTGTCATTTGGTACACTCTCTTGCTGTTCATGTTTGAATACAGAGGAGCCAAGCTGCTGATTCTGGAGAAATTCCCTGATACTGCAGGGGCTATATCCTCTGTTTGGGTTGATTCAAATGTTGATTCTCTGAGTGACAGGAAGATACTAGAAACTAATGCAGAAGCAGGAGAAGATGGGAATCTTCGTGTGGTGGTGAGGAGCATGTCACGTTCTGTGTCCATTGCATCAAACCTCACTGGGATTGAGATCCATTCGATGGAATCGTCTAGAGAACCAAGGctgaaaaattcaaattatagtGCTACAGATTTGCACCCTCGTGGTCCCAAAAGAGAAAGCATGTTGAAAATGCATGAGAAAAGTTTTCCAAGAAGCAAAAGTGTTGGTTATGATTTGGTTTCTTATCCGTCTCTAAAACCAATAGGGCAAAAGGAGACTAATAGGAACAAGGTTTTAAACATGTTCGAGTTGAGTTCAAGTGCAATTTCACCAACTTCTGATCCTAATGTGAGACATGAAGCAGATAATAGAGTTGGGTATTATGAGTTTGAGACCATGGAATCTTCAAAGGGTGTTGATTTTGCAAGCGAAACTACTCCATCAAAAGGTAACTTTAtctcacataattttttttataaaaataaaaataaaaataaatgtagaACCTTATAAAGAACATAGAAACAAAAACTTCTTTCTCCCAATACACCGAATCCCATATACCTCCATTACTATCACCGGCAAAATCAAGTAGCAAAGTCTTACCTCACTCAACTGTCTCAAAACCTAACtctcataaaaaaatcacaacagACACCATCCCACCACCCTAATAACCTTTTCTAATTCAGAGCATACATACCTATGATTCTAATCACCAATCAGAGAAGGAAAAATCCACAGAATACAACTTTAAAGAAATGCAAGACCAAACTTTTAATCAtgctaataaaataaaaaattcaaacgGACGATCATTCCACccttaaacaaattattattcttATGTCTTCTTCACAATAATCACATTTTCTCATGACGCacgtaaaataaaaaattttaaaatgtaattattaatagtataatattACCACATGATGTTggtatatataatttcaattgtGTTTAATACCATTCACAAGattgtaatataatataatttcatttttgttgattcttttattcacaattttatttttttaataaaaaaaatctattattaAAAGAAACTCGTTTTGTAAATGTAGTTGTGCATGAAGATATTGAAATTGAAGGTCTTAAAGATCCTGTATTAGGGAGTCATCATATGAATGAGAACATTGAAAGAGATTCAAATAGAAGGCAAGAAATGCCTCGTGCTAGTGTTATGATAAAGCTTATTCTCACCATGGTTTGGAGGAATCTCATGAGAAACCCTAATACATATGCAAGTGTTTCGGGTCTTGTTTGGTCTCTcatattttttaagtatttctTCCACCTCTTTAATTGCTTTCTAACGTGTCTTTCTACATTGATGTATGCAAATCACAcccaaaagtttttttaaaaaaaaaaattgttaatagcATATATACCATTCATTAATCATGGTTTATTGTGAGCAGATGGAACATCACACCACCATCTATAATAAAAGGATCCATAGAAATAATTTCTAATGCTGGGTTGGGAATGGCCATGTTCAGTTTAGGTATGTACTATTTCaaccttcttctttttttatttttttaatcaacaaaaaaaatgaattaaacaaatagtaatattaaaagatacctcaatctttataaaaaaattatatacacgTAGTCTCACCATACCTAGTTTAACATATATCTTACAACAGATTCATCAAATTCAATATACCATTCAGAGAGtctaaaacaaaaattctaaatcattgtcttttaaaaaaaataaaacaacattATAAAACAACCAGCAATATTACATTCCTCCTAGCTACATTTAAACTTTAGACGACCTGCAAGTTCAatcttatattatataaaacaGTTCAATCCCATATTACATAAGACATTTATCCATGCCTTATGTTAATATCAAATGGTTATAAGGTAAGACTTAACACGACCACTTTTAGAGATTTAG harbors:
- the LOC137822443 gene encoding auxin efflux carrier component 2-like; protein product: MIKGKDVYDVVAVIVPLYVALFLAYGSVRWWKIFTPEQCSGINRFVSVFAVPFLSFHFISNNNPYTMNFRFLAADSLQKVVILVALVLWNSLTKWGSINWTITLFSLSTLPNTLIMGVPLLKAMYGDFTATLMIQIVVFQSVIWYTLLLFMFEYRGAKLLILEKFPDTAGAISSVWVDSNVDSLSDRKILETNAEAGEDGNLRVVVRSMSRSVSIASNLTGIEIHSMESSREPRLKNSNYSATDLHPRGPKRESMLKMHEKSFPRSKSVGYDLVSYPSLKPIGQKETNRNKVLNMFELSSSAISPTSDPNVRHEADNRVGYYEFETMESSKGVDFASETTPSKVVHEDIEIEGLKDPVLGSHHMNENIERDSNRRQEMPRASVMIKLILTMVWRNLMRNPNTYASVSGLVWSLIFFKWNITPPSIIKGSIEIISNAGLGMAMFSLGLFMALQPKIITCGKTQAMISMVIKFLVGPIVMLATSKAMGINGVLLKVAIVQASLPEAIVPFVFAKEYNLHANILSTAVIFGMVAALPVTIIYYVILEF